A stretch of DNA from Pseudonocardia hierapolitana:
CGTCCCCGGCCGCGATCGCGGTGTCCGCGGCTTTGCGCAGGGCGGCGTGGACGGCGACCCCGTGGGCGACGGGGAGCAGCGCGGTGACCCGGGCCATGACGTCCGGGGCCGGCCGGGAGGTGACCCGGCGTTCCGATTCGGCCTTCGCGCGGCGCCGGGTGTAGCCGGCCGGGTCGAGCCGGTAGGCGATCTTGCGGATCTCGCCGGTCAACCGCCGGTCCCCCCACCCGTGCAGCCCGGTGGGGTCGGCGCACAGGTGGGCGTCGACGAGCTGGCGGTGCTCTCGGGATAGGAAGATTGTTTCTTGGGCGAGCAGGCCGGCCCGCCATTCGGAGATCGCACCGTGTGCGAGGGCGGTGAGGGTGTGGGGCATCTCGGCGACCAGGACCTTGGCCAGGCCGAGGTGCCGGCTGCCGCGGTAGGGGGATTCTTGGCGGGCCAGCGCCACCTGCGCGGCCACCCCGCGGCCCTGCCGCTGCGCCGGCAGCCCGGTGGCGGCGTGCCCGGCCCGCATGGAAGTGTCCAGGTCGACGGCGATCCGGGCCTGGGCGGCCGCGGCGGCCGACTTCAACCGTTCCAGGGCCCGCAGTTGCTCGATCCGTTCGGTGTCGGGGACGTCCCGGTCGAACCGGGCCAGCCGATCGACCCAGGCGTTGATCGCTGCGGAGTTCAGCAGGTCATCCGGTAGCGCGTCTGACAGCGCGCCCGGCACGGCGTCCGGCGACACCTCCGGTGACGCGTCGGACGGCGCGTCCGGCCCGGCGCCCGGCGGCACATCGGGCAGCGCGTCCGGCAAGACGTCCGGCGACACTGCCGGCACGGTGTCGGGCACGGTGTCGGGCACGGTGGCGGGCAAGGTGTCGGGCAAGGCCTCCCAGGTGGGGACGACTGGCGGATCCGGCGCGGCGACCGGCCGCGCGCCCGACACCGGAGTTGGCGGGATGTCTGGCGGGTCGGCTGCGGTTTCGAGTAGTGCCCCGGTCAGCATGGTACGCATTCTTTGCTGTCGGGTATTCGCCGGTGTCGCGGACGCTTCTCGGGTCTTCGCGTGAGGGCGGGGGTTGGTGGGGTTGGCGCGGTTTTCGACATGCCTCCAGTTTACGCGAACAGATGTTCGACTCGTAGGTCTTTTCGGGTGATCGAGGTGTTCACTATTGTGAACGCGGCTTGAGCGGGAGAACGTGTCCGGCCGGGTAGGTGGCCGGGTGAGAACTGCCGATTCCGTGGTTGCGTTGCCGTGGTGCTCGCCTTGCCTGCCGGGCCTGCGTGCGAGCCCGTCCGGTTGGGGAGCGCGGCAACTAGCGTGTGGTTGCGCTGCGAGGGAGGGGTCGGGACCACAGGCTAGTTGCGTGGGCACCCGGCGGTGACGGTCTCGTCGGGAACCGCCGTGCCCTCCGTTCGGGGACGGCTGTCAACGCGACCACGTCATTCGGTGGTGATGCCAACCGGGCCAACAGGTCGAGGTGACGGCGCGGCGGACGGAATCGTCAGTGCACGGGGCCTGAAGCGGGAGCGATTGCCTGCGTGCCCGAGTCGGGAACGGCGCGCCCACCGGCATGATCACCAGTTAGGCGCATTCTCTATTAGAAGGTCAGTCGGTTCCTACAATGGTGATCAA
This window harbors:
- a CDS encoding DUF222 domain-containing protein, whose translation is MPDTLPATVPDTVPDTVPAVSPDVLPDALPDVPPGAGPDAPSDASPEVSPDAVPGALSDALPDDLLNSAAINAWVDRLARFDRDVPDTERIEQLRALERLKSAAAAAQARIAVDLDTSMRAGHAATGLPAQRQGRGVAAQVALARQESPYRGSRHLGLAKVLVAEMPHTLTALAHGAISEWRAGLLAQETIFLSREHRQLVDAHLCADPTGLHGWGDRRLTGEIRKIAYRLDPAGYTRRRAKAESERRVTSRPAPDVMARVTALLPVAHGVAVHAALRKAADTAIAAGDGRTRGQLMADTLVQRVTGQATADGVPVEIHLIMTDRTLLGEGQGDGDGSEQPAQLAGYGPIPAGLARRLAVSAAETETAWLRRLYSRPDSGRLVGMDSTRRVFPAGLARFIEIRGQYCTTPWCDAPIRHIDHALPHHQDGATSADNGNGTCAQCNYARQAPGWKVRPEPGPRHTLRITTPTGHSYRSTAPPPPGHPRSERRHPTGRRARRTRDTSNESVATA